From Brachionichthys hirsutus isolate HB-005 chromosome 2, CSIRO-AGI_Bhir_v1, whole genome shotgun sequence, one genomic window encodes:
- the LOC137907848 gene encoding carcinoembryonic antigen-related cell adhesion molecule 5-like → MYMDVFPSEKVEFICSITGSSHWTFSWSRDGQEVQDSDPNVSLSAEGSMLKLTAATPTYSGSYNYPPKPSLRLLTPWTDVFENETVGFSCDVESSDWTVTWYLDEVEVSEDDSLMINPEESSLNITAITEAYQGTYVCRAQLESRSVVMPSNTLGIAVYENVPKPTVTVAPGINPMYFGETVNFTCNVDVASGWTYQWYKDGEWLPQSSKANSVHLGPSTGGGYACSATRGEVTSTEISEEIRQDAIEIPVPSLKAMEQWLDVFPGESVRLSCGMDKGPDWIYTWYRDGEMIQAINAMYFSLNGPTLTIKSASAEHAGQYSCKGDLRDRSVSSSFSLGRGLTVYDSKPTVTLIQDPDYKLMFLGESVAFICHIDVSSGWEYLWYKDGEALSISGNKYRYVITSVGTTNQGSYKCQARRGTNQDIFLATSQAKYLEVQENKPKPSIAQQPDVDQVYVGESVTMNCKVQLSSGWEYVWRKDGTQLLTNSSKISIDAAYSTDSGTYECMARRNKNIYNTTTSDGRILYISEIPVPSIMPLTQWMDVFPTESVEMHCGMSSISEWTYTWYKDGQKVQASEAVSFDLDATTLSIHAASAFHLGKYSCSGKLKSRSVTSDFSPGLLLDVYGSKPRVTLVQEPSHNVMHTGDSMSFSCHINISSGWEYLWYKDDSPLAESGDNHTITSLLTKDSGSYICKTKRGRSTLFQSQTVRLDIEERPQADVVLMTGWSEAFSTDSLVLKCHVPEGQYSWNYTWFKEDRPMDLPPSEKYTVTPQNDPDQSLYTCQGNRHGRPSYSKTSEQFKTKNLLLKRRVLLSISGCIFFGIIVVFIGCIFLRVIRKPAKREFKPEEAELFLSMDQIKGLDDPPCPLFQFITDAELNSSSQEGEENGLTDNATTPLPIATQEDQAQTTESHGATENGGLVSFKQ, encoded by the exons ATGTATATGGATGTGTTCCCCTCTGAAAAAGTGGAGTTCATCTGCAGCATCACTGGAAGCTCACACTGGACCTTCTCTTGGTCCAGAGACGGACAGGAAGTGCAGGATTCAGACccaaatgtgtctttgtctgcagaGGGATCGATGCTTAAATTGACTGCAGCCACGCCAACGTATTCTGGAAGCTACAACT ACCCACCTAAACCTTCCCTGAGGCTGCTGACTCCCTGGACGGATGTGTTTGAAAATGAGACGGTGGGGTTCAGCTGTGACGTTGAAAGCTCTGACTGGACGGTCACCTGGTACCTCGATGAAGTGGAGGTCAGTGAGGATGACAGCCTCATGATTAACCCGGAGGAATCCTCATTGAACATCACCGCGATCACCGAAGCCTATCAAGGCACTTATGTCTGCAGAGCTCAGCTTGAATCTAGGAGCGTTGTGATGCCAAGCAACACACTGGGTATCGCCGTTTATG AAAATGTACCGAAACCAACAGTGACAGTGGCTCCTGGAATTAACCCGATGTATTTTGGAGAAACAGTGAACTTCACTTGCAATGTTGATGTGGCCTCTGGCTGGACATATCAGTGGTACAAAGATGGAGAGTGGCTCCCTCAGTCCAGCAAAGCCAACAGCGTCCATCTCGGTCCTTCTACAGGGGGGGGTTATGCATGTTCAGCTACCAGAGGTGAAGTAACATCAACTGAGATCAGTGAGGAAATACGCCAAGATGCTATTG aAATTCCCGTTCCATCTTTGAAAGCAATGGAACAATGGTTGGATGTGTTCCCTGGTGAGAGTGTGAGGTTAAGCTGTGGGATGGACAAAGGACCTGACTGGATTTACACCTGGtacagagatggagagatgatCCAGGCCATTAATGCTATGTATTTTAGCTTGAATGGGCCTACTCTTACTATCAAGTCTGCCTCAGCAGAGCATGCAGGACAATATAGCTGTAAGGGAGACCTAAGAGACAGGtctgtcagcagcagctttaGTCTTGGACGTGGTCTCACAGTATATG ATTCAAAACCAACAGTCACATTGATTCAGGATCCAGACTACAAGTTGATGTTCCTTGGGGAGTCAGTCGCCTTTATTTGCCACATTGACGTCTCCTCTGGGTGGGAGTACCTGTGGTACAAAGACGGAGAAGCACTTAGCATATCTGGaaacaagtaccggtatgtgATTACCAGCGTCGGAACAACAAATCAGGGGTCATATAAATGCCAGGCAAGGAGAGGAACAAATCAAGACATTTTCTTAGCCACTAGTCAGGCAAAATACCTGGAAGTTCAAG AAAACAAGCCTAAGCCTTCAATTGCTCAACAGCCAGATGTTGACCAGGTGTATGTTGGCGAGTCGGTGACGATGAATTGTAAAGTTCAGCTGTCATCTGGTTGGGAGTATGTGTGGCGCAAGGATGGAACACAACTCTTAACCAACAGCAGCAAGATATCTATTGATGCTGCCTATTCAACAGACAGCGGTACTTATGAATGCATGGCCAGAAGAAACAAGAACATTTACAACACGACAACCAGCGATGGAAGGATCTTGTACATATCTG AAATTCCTGTCCCGTCTATAATGCCACTGACACAATGGATGGACGTGTTTCCCACGGAGAGCGTGGAGATGCACTGCGGGATGAGCAGCATCTCGGAATGGACATATACATGGTACAAAGATGGACAGAAGGTCCAGGCTAGTGAAGCTGTGTCTTTTGACTTGGATGCAACAACTCTTTCCATCCATGCTGCGTCAGCCTTTCACCTCGGGAAATACAGCTGCTCGGGGAAACTGAAGAGCAGGTCCGTCACCAGCGACTTCAGTCCTGGATTACTGCTTGATGTTTATG GTTCAAAACCCAGAGTCACACTGGTGCAGGAGCCCAGTCACAATGTGATGCACACTGGAGATTCAATGTCATTCAGCTGCCACATTAATATCTCTTCTGGATGGGAGTACCTGTGGTACAAAGATGACAGTCCACTTGCTGAATCTGGAGACAACCATACCATCACTTCCCTTTTGACAAAAGACTCTGGATCATATAtatgcaaaacaaaaagagggAGGAGTACATTATTCCAGAGTCAAACTGTAAGACTCGACATTGAAG AACGTCCACAGGCTGATGTAGTCCTGATGACTGGCTGGTCAGAGGCCTTTTCCACTGATAGCTTGGTGCTCAAATGTCATGTGCCTGAAGGCCAATACTCGTGGAACTACACATG GTTCAAAGAGGACCGGCCAATGGATCTACCGCCTTCTGAGAAATATACAGTGACACCACAGAATGATCCCGACCAGAGCCTGTACACCTGCCAAGGCAACCGCCATGGAAGGCCGTCCTATTCAAAAACCAGCGAACAATTCAAGACCAAGAATCTCC TTTTGAAGAGGAGGGTGCTTCTTTCCATCTCTGGTTGTATCTTCTTCGGCATCATTGTCGTCTTCATCGGATGCATTTTCCTCAGAGTCATCCGCAAGCCAG CTAAGCGGGAATTTAAACCAGAAGAAGCGGAGCTGTTCCTCAGCATGGATCAGATAAAGGGCCTGGACG ACCCGCCCTGCCCGCTGTTTCAGTTCATCACTGATGCAGAACTGAATTCTTCCTCTCAAG AAGGCGAGGAGAACGGTCTGACTGACAATGCGACAACACCGTTGCCAATAGCGACGCAGGAGGACCAAG cTCAGACAACGGAGAGCCATGGCGCAACGGAAAACGGTGGCCTTGTTTCATTCAAGCAATGA
- the apobec2b gene encoding C->U-editing enzyme APOBEC-2b: MADRNNRFNVKKKEKKVENKTNDEKDKEKGKGNDKNLKKAEKPVKKPEKSPEQPKPGEKKPEESGGATGAEAKASEGSGEFQPLELPPFEIVTGEQMSPFYFKFQFRNVEYSSGRNKTLLCFRVETPGGSTDQLKGYMEDEHATAHAEEAFFLQVLPNASQEYEVTWFVSSSPCVSCATKLATILKQRTKVRLCILCSRLFDWEEPEVAEGLRTLASAGCKLQMMKPSDFAHVWETYVEKEGESFTPWEDCQDNYNFYMEKLADILK, encoded by the exons ATGGCCGACCGAAACAACCGGTTCAACGttaagaagaaagagaagaaagtggaaaacaaaacaaatgatgaGAAGGACAAAGAAAAGGGGAAGGGTAATGACAAAAATCTGAAAAAGGCTGAGAAACCGGTGAAGAAGCCAGAGAAGAGCCCAGAGCAACCAAAGCCGGGTGAGAAGAAGCCTGAGGAAAGTGGAGGAGCAACGGGAGCAGAGGCAAAAGCCAGCGAAGGAAGCGGGGAGTTTCAGCCCCTCGAGCTGCCACCATTTGAGATTGTCACAGG GGAACAGATGAGCCCATTCTACTTCAAGTTTCAGTTCCGGAATGTGGAGTATTCATCAGGGAGGAACAAGACGCTGCTGTGTTTCAGAGTggaaacaccaggtggcagcacggATCAACTGAAAGGCTATATGGAGGATGAACATGCCACAGCTCATGCTGAAGAGGCTTTCTTCCTACAG GTCCTGCCCAATGCTTCCCAAGAGTATGAAGTCACATGGTTTGTGTCATCCAGTCCATGCGTGTCTTGTGCCACCAAGTTGGCCACCATCCTCAAGCAGCGCACAAAGGTCCGTCTCTGCATCCTCTGCTCCCGTCTGTTTGACTGGGAAGAGCCGGAGGTGGCGGAAGGGCTCCGGACTCTGGCGAGCGCCGGCTGTAAACTGCAGATGATGAAGCCATCTGACTTTGCGCACGTTTGGGAAACGTACGTGGAGAAGGAGGGCGAGAGCTTCACACCCTGGGAAGATTGTCAGGATAACTACAATTTCTACATGGAGAAACTGGCTGATATCCTCAAGTAG